One genomic window of Pseudoxanthomonas sp. includes the following:
- the puuE gene encoding allantoinase PuuE, giving the protein MHDAPYPRDLIGHGRTPPHADWPGKAKIAVQFVLNYEEGGENNVLHGDAGSEQFLSEIVGAASYPARHMSMESIYEYGSRAGVWRILREFERRQLPLTVFGVAMALQRNPEATAAFVELGHEVASHGWRWIHYQDMAPELEREHLQRAVALHTQLTGSAPLGWYTGRDSPNTRRLVVEHGGFAYDADYYGDDLPFWTRVETSTGERKPHLVVPYTLDANDMRFATPQGFNTATQFFEYLRDSFDALYVEGEDAPKMLSIGMHCRLLGRPGRIVALQKFLDHIARHDRVWVCRRIDIANHWRQRHPFVEGAA; this is encoded by the coding sequence ATGCACGATGCCCCCTATCCCCGCGACCTGATCGGCCATGGCCGCACCCCGCCCCACGCCGACTGGCCTGGCAAGGCGAAGATCGCGGTGCAGTTCGTGCTGAACTACGAGGAAGGCGGCGAGAACAACGTGCTGCATGGCGATGCGGGATCGGAACAGTTCCTGTCCGAGATCGTCGGCGCTGCGTCGTATCCGGCGCGACACATGAGCATGGAATCGATCTACGAATACGGTTCGCGGGCCGGTGTCTGGCGGATCCTGCGCGAGTTCGAACGGCGTCAGCTGCCGCTGACGGTGTTCGGCGTGGCCATGGCCCTGCAGCGCAACCCCGAGGCGACGGCGGCTTTCGTCGAACTGGGCCACGAGGTCGCCAGCCACGGCTGGCGCTGGATCCATTACCAGGACATGGCACCCGAACTGGAACGCGAACACCTGCAGCGCGCCGTCGCGCTGCACACACAGCTGACCGGCAGCGCGCCGCTGGGTTGGTACACCGGCCGCGACAGTCCCAACACCCGCCGGCTGGTGGTCGAACACGGCGGCTTTGCCTACGACGCGGACTATTACGGCGACGACCTGCCGTTCTGGACCCGGGTCGAAACTTCCACCGGCGAGCGCAAGCCACATCTGGTCGTGCCCTACACGCTGGATGCCAACGACATGCGCTTCGCCACGCCACAGGGCTTCAATACCGCGACGCAGTTCTTCGAATACCTGCGCGACAGCTTCGATGCCCTGTATGTCGAAGGCGAAGATGCACCGAAGATGCTCTCGATCGGCATGCACTGCCGCCTGCTCGGCCGCCCGGGGCGCATCGTGGCACTGCAGAAATTCCTCGACCACATCGCCCGCCACGACCGGGTCTGGGTGTGCCGGCGGATCGACATCGCCAATCACTGGCGGCAACGGCATCCGTTCGTCGAGGGCGCGGCATGA
- a CDS encoding TonB-dependent receptor, whose translation MSQLSSRKPTIKRTALAVMLGLCLSQAPNAFAQATSGDIVGTASYASGAQIQITNPASGISRTVALGADGRFRIPALPTGQYDVKLVEDGQTVANSTTTVLAGQTAQVNLTEAGAKSLATVKVTGPMVINDIDTSSVESRTTFTASQLNELPVPRDVSSVAKLTPGTSTGSGYFGNVNSFGGASVAENSYYVNGMNVTNSYDNLSFSEVPWQAIDQLDVQTGGYGAQYGFSTGGVTSVNVKRGTNEWHGGISWDSAPDSLAAHTSDEYFSDGSLYRPLSKNRSNSNTWALWEGGPLIKDKLFFFAIAQYNKTTGSTWGGRSSASGTTASENDYNESKPYKLVKLDWFLNDSNHLEFTGFDNSSRTTYDYNNIGFEENKAFKDGYNGRIVSKSGGPTGILKWTSNLTDDLTMALQYGKMKTVSEQYAVTADGTHASYAGNINSPATGCPYVSYEQDYVGAQNSCYMDSTLGINNGYSQRKDYRLDFDWTLGDHELSFGYDYNDFTARQGESYSGGHAYDYTTDDDGNQIVYDDIYATGGTVEVKQNSWYVQDHWHVTDDFLLSLGIRNDSFKNYNSTGGVFVKQDNIWQPRLGFSWDMTGDGTSRLYGNLGRYALPIAANVALRGASASIYSETAYSYSGVDSTGSPIDPVALGDTVYFNGENGTTPSASSAASKGLKPYTQDEAILGFEHRLSSGYAFLDGWVLGAKGTYRKVHNAIDDSCSSQALYDAATADGYDTSGFDEWTAPEGSSGCWLYNPGSASTINVDVDGNGSLDTITMSADSLGPKAKRTYKAMTLSAQKASDRWYVNASYTWSQSKGNYEGLVKSNNGQADTGTTADFDFAQIMEGAYGFLPNDHMHSFKAYGGFKITPEWQVGVNLEVQSGAPISCYGGGYGTLGTEYGYTSQFHYCNGEISNEGTQGRNPWTFTLSPNLVYKPTAIKGLTAQVSILNLFNNEKPLQVYQTYEAVQQNGTTYYANYRLGQYYQEPRYARLQLMYEW comes from the coding sequence ATGAGCCAGCTCTCCTCCCGGAAACCCACCATCAAGCGCACCGCCCTGGCCGTCATGCTGGGCCTGTGCCTGTCGCAGGCGCCCAACGCATTCGCGCAGGCCACCTCGGGCGATATCGTGGGTACCGCCAGCTATGCCAGCGGCGCACAGATCCAGATCACCAACCCGGCCTCGGGCATCAGTCGCACGGTCGCGCTTGGTGCCGATGGACGCTTCCGCATCCCGGCGCTGCCGACCGGCCAGTACGATGTCAAGCTGGTCGAAGATGGCCAGACCGTGGCCAACAGCACCACGACCGTGCTTGCAGGCCAGACCGCGCAGGTCAACCTGACGGAGGCCGGCGCCAAGAGCCTGGCAACGGTCAAGGTCACCGGTCCGATGGTCATCAACGACATCGACACCAGCAGCGTCGAATCGCGCACCACCTTCACCGCCAGCCAGCTCAATGAACTGCCGGTGCCGCGTGACGTGAGCAGCGTGGCCAAGCTGACGCCTGGCACCTCGACCGGCAGCGGCTACTTTGGCAACGTCAACTCCTTCGGTGGCGCGTCGGTGGCGGAGAACAGCTACTACGTCAACGGCATGAACGTCACCAACTCCTACGACAACCTCTCCTTCAGCGAGGTGCCGTGGCAGGCCATCGACCAGCTGGACGTGCAGACCGGCGGTTACGGCGCCCAGTACGGCTTCTCCACCGGTGGCGTGACCAGCGTGAACGTCAAGCGCGGCACCAACGAGTGGCACGGCGGCATCAGCTGGGATTCGGCACCGGACTCGCTGGCGGCCCATACCAGCGACGAATACTTCAGCGACGGCAGCCTGTACCGTCCGCTCAGCAAGAACCGCTCCAACAGCAACACCTGGGCACTCTGGGAAGGCGGCCCACTGATCAAGGACAAGCTGTTCTTCTTCGCCATCGCCCAGTACAACAAGACCACCGGCAGCACCTGGGGTGGCCGTAGCTCCGCTTCCGGCACCACCGCCAGCGAGAACGACTACAACGAAAGCAAGCCCTACAAGCTGGTGAAGCTGGACTGGTTCCTCAACGACAGCAACCATCTGGAATTCACCGGCTTCGACAACAGCAGCCGCACCACCTACGACTACAACAACATCGGCTTTGAGGAAAACAAGGCCTTCAAGGACGGCTACAACGGCCGCATCGTGTCCAAGAGCGGTGGCCCCACCGGCATCCTGAAGTGGACCAGCAACCTCACCGACGACCTCACCATGGCCTTGCAGTACGGCAAGATGAAGACGGTCAGCGAGCAGTACGCGGTGACGGCCGACGGCACCCACGCCAGCTATGCCGGCAACATCAACTCCCCTGCCACCGGCTGCCCTTACGTGAGCTACGAGCAGGACTATGTCGGCGCCCAGAACAGCTGCTACATGGATTCCACGCTCGGCATCAACAACGGCTACAGCCAGCGCAAGGACTACCGTCTGGACTTCGACTGGACGCTGGGCGACCACGAGCTGTCCTTCGGCTATGACTACAACGACTTCACCGCCCGCCAGGGCGAGTCGTACTCCGGTGGCCATGCCTACGACTACACCACCGACGACGATGGCAACCAGATCGTCTATGACGACATCTACGCGACCGGCGGCACGGTGGAGGTCAAGCAGAACTCCTGGTACGTGCAGGATCACTGGCATGTGACCGACGATTTCCTGCTGTCGCTGGGCATCCGCAACGATTCGTTCAAGAACTACAACAGCACCGGCGGCGTGTTCGTCAAACAGGACAACATCTGGCAGCCGCGCCTGGGCTTCTCCTGGGACATGACCGGTGACGGCACCAGCCGCCTGTACGGCAACCTGGGTCGCTATGCCTTGCCGATCGCCGCCAACGTCGCCCTGCGCGGCGCCAGCGCCTCGATCTATTCGGAAACCGCCTACAGCTACAGCGGCGTGGATTCGACCGGCTCGCCGATCGATCCGGTTGCGCTGGGTGACACGGTCTACTTCAACGGCGAGAACGGCACCACGCCGTCCGCATCCTCGGCCGCCAGCAAAGGCCTCAAGCCCTACACGCAGGATGAGGCCATCCTGGGCTTCGAGCACCGCCTGAGCAGCGGTTACGCGTTCCTGGACGGCTGGGTGCTGGGCGCCAAGGGCACCTATCGCAAGGTGCACAACGCCATCGACGACTCGTGCTCGTCGCAGGCGCTGTACGACGCAGCCACGGCGGATGGCTACGACACCTCCGGCTTCGACGAGTGGACGGCACCGGAAGGCAGCTCGGGCTGCTGGCTGTACAACCCAGGCAGCGCCTCGACCATCAACGTGGACGTTGATGGCAACGGCAGCCTGGACACCATCACCATGTCGGCCGATTCACTGGGCCCGAAGGCCAAGCGCACCTACAAGGCCATGACCTTGAGCGCGCAGAAGGCCAGTGATCGTTGGTATGTCAACGCCAGCTACACCTGGTCGCAGAGCAAGGGCAACTACGAAGGGTTGGTCAAGTCGAACAATGGCCAGGCCGATACCGGCACGACCGCCGACTTCGACTTCGCCCAGATCATGGAAGGCGCGTACGGCTTCCTGCCCAACGACCACATGCACAGCTTCAAGGCCTACGGTGGCTTCAAGATCACCCCCGAATGGCAAGTGGGCGTGAACCTGGAAGTCCAGTCCGGTGCACCGATCAGCTGCTATGGCGGTGGCTACGGCACCCTCGGGACCGAATACGGCTATACCAGCCAGTTCCATTACTGCAACGGCGAGATCAGCAACGAAGGAACCCAGGGCCGCAATCCGTGGACGTTCACGCTCAGCCCCAACCTGGTCTACAAGCCCACGGCCATCAAGGGCCTGACCGCACAGGTGTCGATCCTGAACCTGTTCAACAACGAGAAGCCGTTGCAGGTGTACCAGACCTACGAGGCAGTCCAGCAGAACGGTACGACCTACTACGCGAACTACCGACTGGGTCAGTACTACCAGGAACCGCGTTACGCACGCCTGCAGTTGATGTACGAATGGTAA